From a region of the Heliangelus exortis chromosome 19, bHelExo1.hap1, whole genome shotgun sequence genome:
- the CCDC92 gene encoding coiled-coil domain-containing protein 92, producing MAASNLENQLQSAQKNLLFLQREHASTLKGLHAEIRRLQQHCTDLTYELTVKSSDLSGNGSSRSDELKRKCEDLEAQLKAKEVENNELLKELEQKNAMIMVLENTIKEREKKYLEELKMKSHKLNMLSSELEQRASTIAYLTSQLHATKKKLMSSSGTSEGTPSGSPVLSSYKPSPPKDKLPETPRRRMKKSLSTPLNPEFEEAYRIGSESRKLLLREPVDAMPDPTPFLLARETAEVQLIKERPLVIPPIASDRASGESQSPAREKPHKAHIGVAHRIHHVTQPQPQPEVETLAVDQVHGSKVVRKHSGTDRTV from the exons ATGGCAGCTTCAAACCTGGAAAACCAGCTACAGAGTGCCCAGAAGAATCTGCTGTTCCTCCAGAGGGAACACGCCAGCACCCTGAAAGGTCTCCACGCTGAGATCCGCcgcctgcagcagcactgcacag ATTTGACCTATGAGCTGACTGTAAAGAGTTCAGACTTGTCAG GAAATGGCAGCTCAAGAAGTGACGAACTCAAGAGGAAATGTGAAGATCTTGAAGCTCAGCTGAAAGCCAAAGAGGTCGAAAATAACGAATTACTGAAAGAACTCGAACAAAAGAACGCAATGATAATGGTGCTGGAAAACACcattaaagaaagagaaaagaagtatttggaagagttaaaaatgaaaagccatAAGCTCAATATGTTGTCGAGCGAACTAGAGCAGAGAGCGAGCACCATTGCTTATTTAACTTCTCAGCTGCACGCTACCAAGAAGAAGCTGATGAGTTCAAGTGGGACTTCAGAGGGGACCCCTTCTGGCAGCCCCGTGCTGTCCAGCTACAAACCCTCCCCTCCCAAAGACAAACTGCCCGAGACTCCGCGGCGCAGGATGAAGAAGAGCCTCTCCACCCCGCTCAACCCCGAGTTTGAAGAGGCCTACAGAATAGGATCAGAGAGCAGGAAGCTGCTGCTAAGGGAGCCTGTGGATGCCATGCCTGATCCCACTCCCTTTCTGCTGGCCAGGGAAACAGCAGAGGTCCAGCTCATCAAGGAGAGGCCCTTAGTTATTCCTCCTATTGCTTCGGACCGAGCGTCCGGTGAATCGCAGAGCCCGGCCCGAGAGAAGCCCCACAAGGCACACATCGGGGTGGCTCATCGCATCCACCACgtcacccagccccagcctcagcCAGAGGTGGAAACTCTGGCAGTGGATCAGGTCCATGGCAGCAAAGTGGTCAGAAAGCACTCAGGGACAGACAGAACTGTTTGA